The Sesamum indicum cultivar Zhongzhi No. 13 linkage group LG6, S_indicum_v1.0, whole genome shotgun sequence genome has a segment encoding these proteins:
- the LOC105164023 gene encoding arabinogalactan peptide 22-like, whose protein sequence is MAVNCKVSFGVIAAFVLVFASFMPAVQGHGHEGLAPAPAPTSDGTAIDQGIAYGLMLLALVLTYLIHSFDAPLSV, encoded by the exons atggCAGTTAATTGCAAGGTTTCTTTCGGCGTGATTGCTgcatttgttcttgtttttgcGAGTTTTATGCCTGCTGTTCAGGGCCATGGCCATGAGGGCTTGGCCCCCGCTCCTGCTCCGACAAGTGACG GGACGGCAATTGACCAGGGAATTGCTTATGGCCTGATGTTGTTGGCGTTGGTGCTCACATATCTCATCCACAGCTTTGATGCTCCATTGAGCGTTTGA
- the LOC105164024 gene encoding ethylene-responsive transcription factor CRF2: MLLQRGEEEETMLSGARRGRIKYTEHVNQTTVVSRSDYPISGRRSPFPAEMTTRTVRISVTDADATDSSSDEEDGFSVKRRRVRKFINEVRIQPCCTDNGVVNGNASVNGSVNGVTKGSRPAVSVLKRKKSGGKSESKVAKVGNGKKFRGVRQRPWGKWAAEIRDPLRRVRLWLGTYDTAEEAAMVYDHAAIQLRGPDALTNFSTPPAKDNKTSSGYNSGEESHNNAKSPKSVLRFVSAADSQAEAEAEAEAESSSVFSPSNDAVSKKENDGEIFSEFSIFSPNLFTEFENPVPVPDLFIDQMGFSDNIFGMDFNCGTDMLIGSSTDPGFGSSTWQTDDYFQDFGDIFGSDPLVAL, translated from the coding sequence ATGCTACTCCAGcgaggagaagaagaagaaaccatGTTGTCTGGTGCCCGTCGTGGAAGAATCAAATATACTGAACATGTAAACCAAACCACTGTTGTCAGTCGCTCGGATTATCCCATTTCCGGCAGGAGAAGCCCCTTTCCGGCGGAGATGACCACCAGAACGGTACGGATTTCGGTTACTGATGCTGACGCCACTGACTCCTCCAGTGATGAAGAGGACGGGTTTTCTGTCAAACGTCGGAGGGTCAGAAAGTTCATCAACGAGGTTAGAATCCAGCCCTGCTGCACAGACAACGGAGTTGTTAACGGGAATGCCAGCGTCAACGGGAGTGTCAACGGCGTTACGAAGGGCAGCCGGCCGGCTGTCAGTGTgctgaagaggaagaagagcgGCGGGAAATCGGAGAGCAAGGTGGCGAAAGTGGGGAATGGTAAGAAGTTTCGCGGTGTGCGGCAGAGGCCGTGGGGAAAATGGGCGGCGGAGATTCGAGATCCCCTGCGACGTGTGCGGCTGTGGCTAGGCACCTACGATACGGCGGAGGAGGCTGCGATGGTGTACGACCACGCGGCCATCCAGCTGCGTGGACCTGACGCGCTCACCAACTTTTCCACCCCACCAGCCAAGGACAACAAAACAAGCTCAGGGTACAACTCCGGCGAGGAATCCCACAACAATGCCAAGTCGCCCAAGTCCGTCCTCCGGTTTGTCTCCGCAGCTGACTCCCAAGCCGAGGCCGAAGCGGAAGCGGAAGCGGAGTCTTCCTCTGTCTTCTCCCCCTCGAACGACGCCGTTTCAAAAAAGGAGAACGACGGTGAGATATTCTCGGAGTTCTCCATATTCTCTCCCAACTTGTTCACCGAGTTCGAAAACCCGGTGCCGGTACCCGATTTGTTTATCGACCAAATGGGTTTCTCCGACAACATTTTCGGAATGGATTTCAACTGCGGCACTGATATGCTCATCGGGTCAAGTACAGATCCCGGATTCGGATCGTCCACGTGGCAAACAGACGACTACTTCCAAGACTTCGGTGATATATTCGGGTCGGACCCTCTCGTCGCCCTCTGA